One Acidobacteriota bacterium genomic window carries:
- a CDS encoding ABC transporter ATP-binding protein/permease, with the protein MGGFVLLLATNALVLSVPWLLREAIDGLEAGEPIGTTIRYSIAIVVVALLQAVVRTFSRLAILGNSRKICYDIRERFFRHLLSLGATFYDSHRVGDIMSRGVNDIRQIQGFFGPGVMNVANTTIIYTAAAVLLFRIDATLTLFALGIYPILFLTVNRLNRRIYSTSVAVQEQLATISSRVQENISGIQQVKTYAQEDREIEMFSAECNIYRERNLAMAATRGTMISLIGVVAGAGSLVVLFLGGRAVIDGRISLGDFIAFNAYLGLLVWPTIALGWILNTFQRGLGAADRLLEILRVEPDVVDGEDRLPTDGPLRGDLEIRGLTFRHASDDTSRPPSLRDIDLKIPKGSRIAIVGPVGSGKSTLVNILARVYPVPRDRVFVDGVDLNDIPLERWRRSVGYVPQEAFLFSRTIQENVIFGRPDAEAEEIGRAIRISNLEGDLAAFPEGIETPVGERGFTLSGGQRQRATLARAVLTDPDVLILDDSLSSLDADTERSVLEQLGHWRSERTTILITHRLTSLANMDRILVLDEGRIVEDGSHEQLVAADGLYRQLFDRQRLQQRLEQG; encoded by the coding sequence GTGGGAGGATTCGTCCTCCTGCTGGCGACCAACGCCCTCGTGCTGTCGGTTCCCTGGTTGCTTCGGGAGGCGATTGACGGGCTCGAAGCCGGCGAGCCGATCGGTACGACGATTCGCTATTCGATCGCGATCGTCGTGGTCGCGCTGTTACAGGCGGTTGTTCGGACCTTCTCGAGGCTGGCGATCCTCGGCAACAGCCGCAAGATCTGCTACGACATCCGCGAGCGCTTTTTCCGTCATCTTCTCTCGCTGGGCGCTACGTTCTACGACAGCCATCGTGTCGGCGACATCATGTCTCGTGGTGTGAACGATATCCGACAGATCCAGGGGTTCTTCGGCCCGGGTGTGATGAACGTGGCCAACACCACGATTATCTACACGGCGGCAGCGGTCTTGTTGTTCAGGATCGATGCGACGCTGACGCTGTTCGCACTCGGGATCTACCCGATCCTGTTCCTCACGGTCAATCGGCTCAATCGCCGCATCTACTCGACGTCCGTCGCGGTGCAGGAACAACTCGCGACGATTTCCAGCCGCGTGCAGGAGAACATCAGCGGCATTCAGCAAGTAAAGACCTATGCCCAGGAGGACCGAGAGATCGAGATGTTCTCAGCGGAGTGCAACATTTATCGCGAGCGGAACCTCGCGATGGCGGCGACCCGCGGAACGATGATCTCGTTGATCGGTGTCGTCGCCGGTGCGGGCTCCCTCGTGGTGCTGTTCCTTGGTGGACGGGCCGTGATTGACGGCCGGATCTCGTTAGGCGACTTCATCGCGTTCAACGCGTATCTCGGGCTCCTCGTCTGGCCGACCATCGCCCTTGGCTGGATTCTCAATACGTTTCAACGGGGTCTGGGCGCGGCCGACCGGCTGCTGGAGATTCTTCGGGTTGAGCCGGATGTCGTCGACGGAGAAGATCGATTGCCGACCGATGGGCCGTTGCGGGGCGACCTGGAGATCCGCGGGTTGACGTTTCGACACGCGTCCGATGACACGTCTCGTCCGCCGTCTCTCAGAGATATCGATCTGAAGATCCCCAAGGGAAGCCGGATCGCCATCGTGGGTCCGGTGGGCTCCGGGAAGTCGACCCTGGTCAATATCCTTGCTCGGGTCTACCCGGTTCCGCGCGATCGAGTGTTTGTCGATGGAGTCGATCTTAACGACATCCCGTTGGAGCGATGGCGCCGAAGTGTCGGCTACGTTCCCCAGGAGGCGTTTCTGTTCTCGCGCACGATTCAGGAGAACGTCATCTTCGGGCGCCCCGATGCGGAGGCGGAGGAGATCGGTCGGGCAATTCGAATCTCGAATCTTGAAGGAGACCTGGCGGCCTTTCCCGAGGGGATCGAGACACCCGTCGGCGAGCGCGGGTTCACGCTCTCCGGGGGGCAACGACAACGAGCTACGCTGGCCCGCGCCGTCCTTACCGACCCTGACGTTCTTATTCTCGATGACTCGTTGTCGAGTCTCGATGCGGATACGGAGCGCTCGGTGCTCGAGCAGCTCGGCCACTGGCGGTCGGAGCGGACGACCATTCTGATCACCCATCGCCTGACATCGCTCGCAAACATGGATCGAATCCTCGTCCTCGACGAAGGCCGCATCGTCGAGGATGGCAGTCACGAGCAACTGGTTGCCGCCGACGGACTGTATCGCCAACTCTTCGACCGTCAACGTCTACAACAACGATTGGAACAGGGATGA
- a CDS encoding M23 family metallopeptidase: MKLPRSPFATACLMLALASRLPVSAGLEIDVGGRVLAPGEPVRVWADSDVPLDHLSGTFLERVIQFTADPRDPARHRWVGWTLVDLDAMAGAQVIEVRGTTTDGDTVIGTHALTIESREFPEERLSVSSKYVEPPADVRDRLDRERGKLRALYLKRDAPIAEGPFVRPVPGEPTSIFGLRRFFNDAPRSPHPGLDLRAAEGTGVIASGDARVVLAQDLYYSGNTVILDHGGGLFTLYAHLSKLQVKEDDAVEAGQRVGLSGSTGRVTGPHLHWGAKIGDVPFDPTALLDPSLFARPD; this comes from the coding sequence ATGAAACTGCCCCGTAGTCCGTTCGCCACCGCCTGCCTGATGCTCGCCCTTGCGTCGAGGCTGCCCGTGTCCGCCGGGCTCGAAATCGACGTCGGCGGCCGCGTGCTGGCACCGGGAGAACCGGTCCGGGTCTGGGCCGATTCGGACGTCCCGCTCGACCATCTGAGCGGCACCTTCCTGGAGCGTGTGATCCAGTTCACGGCAGACCCACGAGATCCGGCCCGACATCGCTGGGTGGGCTGGACGCTCGTGGATCTGGATGCCATGGCGGGAGCCCAGGTCATCGAGGTACGTGGCACGACGACCGACGGGGACACGGTGATCGGCACCCACGCGCTGACGATCGAATCACGGGAGTTTCCCGAAGAACGGCTATCCGTCTCCTCGAAGTACGTGGAACCGCCGGCAGACGTACGGGATCGGCTCGATCGCGAGCGCGGGAAGCTGCGCGCCCTCTACCTTAAACGCGACGCGCCGATCGCCGAAGGCCCCTTCGTCCGCCCCGTGCCGGGCGAGCCGACGTCCATCTTCGGTCTGCGCCGGTTCTTCAACGACGCGCCTCGCTCCCCTCACCCCGGACTCGACCTGCGGGCCGCAGAGGGCACGGGGGTGATCGCCAGCGGGGACGCCCGCGTCGTGCTGGCCCAGGATCTCTACTACTCGGGGAACACCGTCATCCTGGATCACGGCGGCGGGTTGTTCACGCTCTACGCGCACCTCAGCAAGCTACAGGTCAAGGAAGACGACGCCGTCGAGGCCGGCCAACGAGTGGGCCTATCCGGCTCCACCGGGCGAGTGACAGGCCCACACCTCCACTGGGGTGCCAAGATCGGCGACGTACCGTTCGATCCGACCGCCCTGCTGGATCCTTCCCTGTTCGCGCGTCCGGACTGA
- a CDS encoding transporter: MKRFRRPANLILVAILALPVIALANGDELVTDRPDQTESAETIAAGAFQVELGYSRIEVDQPGVRLEIDSVPQTLVRIGLDPRWELRIGYAGYQKLSPETPSGPRVRGNGDASLGFKWKLAEEAGPRPQVALLGEIQIASGDPDLGRNETDPAFRFSFSHTLSDRAGVGYNVGVRLDTVEDPSGDDDQLASAIWTVAYGRSLTERWGFFVEAFGESGLSAADGAANGIDAGVTWLLRPLIQLDFSTGVEVTSGNDRFFGVGLSFRNR; the protein is encoded by the coding sequence ATGAAACGCTTTCGGCGACCCGCGAACCTGATTCTCGTGGCGATCCTCGCACTTCCTGTGATCGCCCTGGCGAACGGCGATGAGCTCGTCACCGATCGCCCCGACCAGACCGAGTCCGCGGAGACCATCGCCGCCGGAGCGTTCCAGGTTGAGCTGGGATATAGCCGGATTGAGGTCGACCAACCGGGGGTCCGTCTGGAGATCGATAGCGTGCCCCAGACCCTGGTTCGGATCGGGTTGGACCCACGCTGGGAACTTCGTATTGGCTACGCGGGCTACCAGAAACTCAGCCCCGAAACTCCCTCGGGCCCGCGCGTCCGCGGAAACGGTGACGCGTCCCTGGGATTCAAGTGGAAGCTCGCCGAAGAGGCCGGCCCCCGGCCGCAGGTCGCCCTACTGGGGGAGATTCAGATTGCCAGTGGCGATCCCGACCTGGGACGAAACGAAACCGATCCGGCCTTTCGATTCAGCTTCTCTCACACGCTGTCTGACCGCGCCGGGGTCGGCTACAACGTCGGAGTGCGCCTCGATACCGTCGAGGATCCGTCGGGAGACGACGATCAACTCGCATCGGCAATCTGGACGGTGGCCTACGGTCGATCGCTCACTGAGCGTTGGGGGTTTTTCGTCGAGGCGTTCGGCGAGAGTGGTCTGAGCGCCGCTGACGGTGCAGCGAATGGGATCGATGCCGGAGTGACCTGGCTCCTACGCCCGCTAATCCAACTGGATTTTTCTACGGGTGTCGAGGTCACCAGCGGGAATGATCGGTTCTTCGGAGTCGGCCTGTCGTTCCGCAACCGCTAA
- a CDS encoding metallopeptidase TldD-related protein has product MTPGLALTSSRRVAGVAAEELRRAMAMMKAPGHPRPYFLSYLIRDEEAWTIQARYGAVGQDSRRRRRNAFCDVRVGSHRYDQVREGGLDDNDKEAESYSYVDLPFDGHLDGTRHGLWRLADARYREALETLLNKRSHALTYRDQNRGFQAFEKLEARRAEDWKTLPTIDHDFWLDYVTRVSRSLKRYGDIKDSHVEFSADLTARVFVDSVGSRIIESHPVVSLECYLWLLSKRGDAFPWTHKITVTDLEELPDEKAFRRQISKVVTQLRALAEAPLVRSFSGPAFLEPIPAGLLIHEAVGHRLEGCRLLASGEGQTFKGALGKKVLPSFLSVYDDPPRTHYDGCSLVGHYRYDDEGVVAARANLIEDGVLKDYLRTRVGLARGHRSNGHARCCYHERPISRMGVLCVEARDGLERKALWQRFLDEIVRSGAPYGLRVVHASSGETATDAYNFQAFMGEINLAARVYPDGRQEWIRGVNFVGTPLNATQGIVAAGRVGEVDNAWCGAESGYVPVSTVSPALVLSELELQAKPEQPYTPYTYEMPWVRGARR; this is encoded by the coding sequence ATGACACCGGGCCTGGCCCTGACCTCGAGTCGTCGCGTCGCCGGAGTCGCCGCGGAAGAACTCCGTCGCGCGATGGCGATGATGAAGGCACCGGGACATCCGCGCCCCTACTTCCTCTCGTACCTGATCCGTGACGAGGAGGCCTGGACCATCCAGGCTCGCTACGGTGCGGTCGGTCAGGACAGCCGGCGTCGGCGTCGCAACGCCTTCTGTGATGTTCGCGTCGGCTCCCATCGGTATGACCAAGTGCGTGAGGGGGGGCTCGATGACAACGACAAGGAAGCCGAGTCCTACTCGTATGTCGATCTTCCGTTTGACGGTCATCTCGACGGCACCCGTCACGGTCTGTGGAGGCTGGCGGACGCCCGCTATCGAGAAGCGCTCGAGACCCTGCTGAATAAACGGTCCCATGCGTTGACCTATCGTGATCAGAACAGGGGCTTCCAGGCGTTCGAGAAACTGGAAGCCCGTCGCGCTGAGGACTGGAAGACCCTCCCGACCATCGATCATGACTTCTGGTTGGACTACGTGACCCGGGTCTCTCGATCCCTGAAGCGATACGGGGATATCAAAGATTCACACGTCGAGTTCTCGGCGGACCTGACCGCCCGTGTCTTTGTGGACTCGGTCGGGTCGCGAATCATCGAGAGTCACCCGGTGGTCTCTCTCGAGTGCTATCTGTGGCTTCTCTCGAAGCGCGGGGATGCTTTTCCGTGGACCCACAAGATCACGGTGACGGACCTCGAGGAACTTCCGGACGAGAAGGCGTTTCGTCGTCAGATCTCGAAGGTCGTGACGCAACTCCGCGCGTTGGCCGAGGCACCACTCGTTCGGTCGTTTTCCGGTCCGGCCTTCCTGGAGCCGATCCCGGCAGGACTCCTGATTCACGAGGCAGTCGGGCATCGACTGGAAGGATGCCGCTTGCTGGCCTCGGGAGAGGGACAAACCTTCAAGGGCGCGTTGGGGAAGAAAGTTCTTCCTTCGTTCCTCTCGGTCTACGACGACCCTCCGAGAACACACTACGACGGGTGCTCCCTGGTCGGTCACTACCGATACGACGACGAGGGAGTCGTCGCAGCACGGGCGAATCTGATCGAGGATGGCGTGTTGAAGGATTACCTGAGAACACGCGTCGGCCTCGCCCGTGGGCATCGATCCAACGGCCATGCGCGGTGTTGTTACCATGAGCGTCCGATCAGTCGCATGGGGGTGCTCTGCGTCGAAGCGCGGGACGGCCTCGAACGCAAGGCTCTTTGGCAACGGTTTCTTGACGAGATCGTCCGTTCCGGTGCGCCCTACGGTCTGCGCGTCGTCCACGCCAGCAGCGGGGAGACGGCGACCGACGCCTACAACTTTCAGGCGTTCATGGGAGAGATCAATCTCGCTGCCCGGGTCTACCCCGACGGACGACAGGAGTGGATTCGAGGCGTCAACTTCGTCGGCACGCCGCTCAATGCGACGCAGGGCATTGTCGCCGCCGGCCGCGTCGGAGAGGTGGATAATGCGTGGTGCGGCGCCGAGTCCGGCTACGTGCCGGTCTCGACGGTCTCACCGGCACTGGTCCTGTCGGAGTTGGAGTTACAGGCGAAACCCGAGCAACCCTACACACCGTATACGTACGAAATGCCGTGGGTTCGAGGCGCTCGTCGTTAG
- a CDS encoding thioredoxin fold domain-containing protein: MSFGAIFTALYFLLVAAVLTFSPIVTTHVGFQVSRWGGIALLFFMALALFGNRVWARWCGLLLSIAIASGVLLSGAEGPIMLTVLMGAIVGAVLLLFQTGGSSTQRSGPGPITTGLMLASGASASIVVVGLLFASQSGSAIASPQPTGDEVMRVSRTRVEWTDFGAALQLGEQDDLPILVSFETPWCGYCKKMNQVTWRDQQVIDRLGGIIAVRINAESAEEAGGYRGVDVARRYKVQGYPTVMLMRADGRVISRTSGYLAPSRLLSWLDGQLGRRAPASSVSTIPVSGS; the protein is encoded by the coding sequence ATGTCGTTCGGAGCCATCTTCACCGCGCTCTACTTCCTGCTCGTGGCAGCGGTGCTGACCTTCTCTCCGATCGTGACGACCCATGTTGGATTTCAGGTCAGTCGTTGGGGCGGGATCGCGCTACTGTTCTTCATGGCTCTCGCTCTGTTCGGCAATCGCGTCTGGGCAAGGTGGTGTGGGCTTCTGTTGTCAATCGCAATCGCGTCGGGAGTGTTGCTCTCCGGCGCCGAGGGTCCGATCATGCTGACCGTACTCATGGGCGCCATCGTAGGAGCCGTTCTGCTGTTGTTCCAGACCGGGGGTTCCTCGACCCAGCGATCGGGGCCGGGGCCGATCACGACCGGCTTGATGCTGGCTTCCGGGGCGTCCGCTTCCATCGTGGTTGTCGGGCTGCTGTTCGCCAGTCAGTCCGGTAGCGCGATCGCGTCGCCGCAGCCCACTGGCGACGAGGTGATGCGCGTCTCACGGACCCGCGTCGAGTGGACCGACTTCGGTGCCGCGTTGCAGCTGGGTGAGCAGGACGATCTCCCGATCCTGGTCAGCTTCGAAACGCCCTGGTGCGGTTACTGCAAGAAGATGAATCAAGTCACGTGGCGCGATCAGCAGGTGATCGATCGGCTCGGCGGGATCATCGCCGTTCGCATCAATGCAGAGTCCGCCGAGGAAGCGGGCGGCTATCGTGGGGTCGACGTCGCCCGTCGCTACAAGGTGCAGGGCTATCCGACGGTGATGCTGATGCGGGCGGATGGCCGGGTCATCTCCCGCACCAGCGGCTACCTCGCGCCGTCGCGATTGCTCTCCTGGCTCGATGGGCAACTTGGGCGTCGTGCGCCGGCGTCTTCGGTATCGACGATTCCAGTCTCCGGATCCTGA
- a CDS encoding transketolase: MIDLMLNYRQSGHPGGSRSKVHVFLTLVLSGAMRWDLWRPWRPFCDRFVLSAGHTVPLVYASLAVLNEIARRRHKQTGNEAFAFPSDGRYALTWEDLLDLRHNQGLAGHAEMEGKTMFLKWNTGPSGHGMPAAAGEALALRMAGAREVRVFAVEGEGGLTPGASHETRNSAWGLGLDNLTFLVDWNDYGIDDNAISSVVHGAPVDWFEPNGWKVGGTEHGSEWGPVCRALLETVYGPNPNRAPTMAWFKTRKGRGYLKYDNKSHGAAHKMNSEPFWQLRDGFAEKYGVTYEGKDQPTPEGEAAVREQAATNLRTAMSILDDRPDVVEAIGDRLLKLAESVPDSIDGMRLDGGGAAIFHDEALYDFRNYPESVYAKPGEIKPNRTGLATWGAWVNSYARKNYNRPLFVVCSADLADSTNISGFAKGYGDVEGYGWYQRDEDPDGVLLPQQITEFTNAGICVGAASVNLASDPMKEFNGFWTGCSTYGSFSYLKYGPMRLFSQLAQDCDLKVGKVIWVAGHSGPETAEDSRTHFGIFSPGVTQLFPDGHVIDLHPWEYNEVPVVLAAALKTDAAIVALHLTRPAIEIPDRDALGMDSHFEAARGAYLIRAYDASRPKAGTVIVQGSSTTNNLVKILPKLNSSGPNVKIVAAISPQLFALQDRAYRDSVLSDSDRWDSMVISNRSRRVTSDWIAHQLVAEYSLTSDFDDRWRTGGSVDEVIDEAHLSSRHIADGIERFARDRDERLRRMKDRIPEA, encoded by the coding sequence ATGATCGACCTGATGCTGAACTACCGTCAGAGTGGTCATCCAGGTGGATCCCGATCGAAGGTTCACGTGTTTCTCACGCTTGTGCTGTCGGGTGCGATGCGATGGGACCTGTGGCGTCCCTGGCGCCCGTTCTGCGATCGATTCGTGCTTTCGGCCGGGCACACCGTCCCATTGGTCTACGCGTCGCTGGCCGTGCTGAATGAGATCGCACGCAGACGACACAAGCAGACCGGAAACGAAGCATTCGCCTTTCCGAGCGACGGCCGGTACGCATTGACCTGGGAGGACCTGCTCGACCTGCGGCACAACCAGGGTCTCGCCGGTCACGCGGAGATGGAAGGGAAGACGATGTTCCTCAAGTGGAACACCGGGCCGTCGGGGCATGGTATGCCGGCCGCCGCAGGGGAGGCCCTGGCGCTCCGGATGGCGGGTGCCCGAGAGGTCAGGGTGTTCGCCGTCGAAGGCGAGGGCGGATTGACACCGGGGGCGAGTCACGAGACGCGGAATAGCGCGTGGGGTCTGGGCCTGGACAATCTCACGTTTCTGGTGGACTGGAACGACTACGGGATCGATGACAACGCGATCTCCTCGGTGGTTCACGGCGCCCCCGTCGATTGGTTTGAGCCTAATGGGTGGAAGGTCGGCGGGACCGAACACGGATCCGAGTGGGGGCCGGTCTGTCGCGCGCTACTCGAGACCGTCTACGGGCCCAATCCGAATCGCGCCCCGACGATGGCCTGGTTCAAGACCCGCAAGGGGCGCGGTTACTTGAAGTACGACAACAAGTCTCACGGTGCCGCGCACAAGATGAACAGTGAGCCGTTCTGGCAACTGCGCGACGGGTTTGCCGAGAAATACGGCGTCACCTACGAGGGGAAAGACCAGCCGACCCCCGAAGGGGAAGCGGCCGTCCGCGAACAGGCAGCCACCAATCTGCGTACGGCGATGAGCATTCTTGATGATCGCCCAGACGTGGTGGAGGCGATCGGCGATCGGTTGCTGAAGCTCGCCGAATCGGTGCCCGACTCGATTGATGGCATGCGTCTCGACGGAGGCGGCGCCGCGATCTTTCATGACGAGGCGCTCTACGATTTTCGCAACTATCCCGAGTCGGTCTACGCCAAGCCGGGTGAGATCAAACCGAATCGGACCGGGCTGGCGACCTGGGGTGCGTGGGTCAACAGTTACGCCCGTAAGAACTACAACCGACCGCTGTTCGTCGTCTGCTCCGCCGATCTTGCCGACTCGACCAACATCTCCGGTTTCGCCAAGGGCTACGGCGACGTGGAAGGCTACGGCTGGTATCAGCGCGACGAGGACCCCGACGGCGTCTTGCTTCCGCAGCAGATTACTGAATTCACCAACGCAGGGATCTGTGTCGGTGCGGCGTCGGTGAACCTGGCCTCGGATCCGATGAAGGAGTTCAACGGATTCTGGACCGGTTGCTCGACCTACGGTTCGTTCTCGTATCTGAAGTACGGGCCGATGCGTCTCTTCAGCCAGTTGGCCCAGGACTGCGATCTGAAGGTCGGCAAGGTGATCTGGGTCGCCGGTCATTCGGGGCCGGAAACGGCCGAGGATTCTCGAACCCATTTCGGCATTTTCTCCCCGGGAGTGACCCAGTTGTTTCCGGACGGTCATGTGATCGACCTGCATCCGTGGGAATACAACGAGGTGCCCGTCGTCCTGGCCGCAGCACTCAAGACCGACGCCGCCATCGTGGCACTGCACCTGACGCGTCCTGCCATCGAGATTCCCGATCGAGATGCGCTGGGAATGGATTCCCACTTCGAGGCAGCTCGGGGGGCGTATTTGATCCGAGCGTACGACGCGTCGCGACCGAAGGCCGGGACCGTGATCGTTCAGGGCTCATCGACGACCAACAACCTCGTCAAGATCTTGCCGAAACTCAATTCGAGTGGCCCCAACGTGAAGATCGTCGCCGCGATCAGCCCGCAGCTGTTCGCGTTGCAGGATCGTGCGTATCGCGATTCGGTGCTTTCCGACAGCGATCGATGGGACTCGATGGTGATAAGCAACCGATCCCGGCGGGTCACCTCCGATTGGATCGCCCACCAACTCGTTGCCGAGTACTCCTTGACCTCCGACTTCGACGATCGCTGGCGCACCGGCGGCAGTGTCGACGAGGTCATCGATGAGGCCCACCTCTCATCTCGACATATAGCGGATGGGATCGAGCGGTTCGCCCGCGACCGTGATGAGCGGCTCCGACGGATGAAGGACCGGATTCCGGAAGCGTAG
- the ettA gene encoding energy-dependent translational throttle protein EttA has translation MPEFIYTMKDLRKVVPPKREILKGIWLSFFHGAKIGVLGSNGAGKSSLLRIMAGEDTEFDGEAFPGKKATVGFLQQEPRLDPDKTVLGNIEEGVAETKALLDRFNELSDRFAEPLEADEMDKLLEEQAKLQDRIDAVGAWELESRLELAMDALRCPPAESSVEHLSGGERRRVALCRLLLQQPDLLLLDEPTNHLDAESVAWLERHLHDYAGTVVAITHDRYFLDNVAGWILELDRGEGIPWEGNYSSWLEQKRARLDKEERASASRKRTLDRELEWVRMAPRARQAKNKARVKRYEELLSEDHEKSSALEAIYIPAGKRLGDVVVEASGLSKGYEDRLLIDQLEFSLPPGGIVGVIGANGAGKTTLFRMITGEEKPDSGTLRIGETVELAYVDQSRDALEPEKTVWEAISEGNEQIMLGKREVSSRAYASSFNFKGADQQKLVKTLSGGERNRVHLARTLKSGGNLLLLDEPTNDLDVDTLRALEDALLNFAGCAVVISHDRWFLDRIATHILAFEGDSQVEWFSGNYQEYEEDRRRRMGDDADRPHRLRYRKLTRD, from the coding sequence ATGCCCGAGTTTATCTACACCATGAAAGACCTGAGGAAGGTCGTTCCACCGAAACGAGAGATCCTCAAGGGGATCTGGTTGTCGTTCTTCCACGGCGCGAAGATTGGCGTCCTGGGGAGTAACGGCGCCGGCAAGAGCTCGCTTCTACGGATCATGGCCGGCGAGGATACCGAGTTCGACGGCGAGGCCTTCCCGGGCAAGAAAGCGACGGTCGGTTTCCTACAGCAGGAACCGCGACTGGATCCCGACAAGACGGTCCTCGGGAACATCGAAGAGGGGGTTGCCGAGACCAAGGCCCTTCTCGATCGGTTTAACGAGCTATCGGATCGATTTGCGGAACCGCTGGAAGCGGACGAGATGGACAAGCTTCTGGAGGAACAGGCCAAGCTCCAGGATCGGATCGACGCGGTCGGCGCCTGGGAACTGGAGAGCCGTCTCGAGTTGGCGATGGACGCGCTTCGGTGTCCACCGGCCGAGTCGAGTGTCGAACATCTCTCCGGCGGCGAACGGCGGCGGGTCGCCCTCTGTCGACTCCTCTTGCAGCAGCCGGACCTCCTGCTGCTTGACGAACCGACAAACCACCTCGACGCCGAGTCGGTGGCGTGGCTTGAGCGCCATCTCCACGATTACGCGGGTACGGTTGTGGCCATCACCCATGACCGATATTTCCTGGATAACGTCGCCGGTTGGATTCTCGAATTGGATCGCGGCGAAGGCATCCCCTGGGAGGGGAACTACTCGTCGTGGCTCGAACAGAAGCGCGCGCGCCTCGACAAGGAAGAGCGCGCGTCTGCATCGCGCAAGCGAACGCTCGATCGTGAACTTGAGTGGGTCCGAATGGCTCCACGCGCTCGTCAGGCCAAGAACAAGGCACGAGTCAAGCGTTACGAGGAACTGCTGTCAGAGGATCACGAGAAGAGTTCCGCGTTGGAAGCGATCTACATCCCGGCAGGCAAGCGTCTGGGGGATGTCGTCGTCGAGGCCTCGGGACTCAGCAAGGGCTACGAGGATCGACTGCTGATCGATCAATTGGAATTCAGTCTTCCGCCCGGCGGAATCGTGGGTGTGATCGGTGCCAACGGCGCGGGAAAGACCACACTATTCCGGATGATTACCGGAGAGGAGAAGCCGGACTCGGGAACGCTTCGTATCGGCGAGACCGTAGAACTGGCGTACGTCGATCAGTCTCGGGACGCCCTCGAGCCGGAGAAGACGGTCTGGGAGGCGATCTCCGAGGGCAACGAGCAGATCATGCTCGGCAAGCGCGAGGTGTCGTCGCGGGCCTATGCGTCCTCGTTCAACTTCAAGGGTGCCGACCAGCAGAAGCTGGTCAAGACCCTCTCCGGGGGGGAGCGCAACCGGGTTCATCTGGCTCGCACCCTGAAGAGCGGTGGAAACCTATTGCTACTTGACGAGCCGACCAACGATCTGGACGTAGACACGTTGCGTGCGTTGGAGGACGCCCTACTCAATTTCGCCGGTTGTGCCGTTGTCATCTCGCATGATCGCTGGTTCCTCGACCGGATCGCGACGCACATCCTCGCGTTTGAGGGGGATAGTCAGGTCGAATGGTTCAGCGGAAACTACCAGGAGTACGAGGAGGACCGGCGACGACGAATGGGTGATGACGCCGATCGTCCGCATCGGCTTCGGTATCGAAAACTAACGCGCGACTAG